The genomic DNA CTGAAGCTGCAGCAGCTGCTGCCGCAGCACAGGAAGCAGAACACGAGAGCAAACCTCTCGCCTGATTCCATCAGTGACTAAAAAGCCCCGCCTGAGTGATCAGGCGGGGCTTTTTTGTGCCATTCGGATTGTTTGAAATGCACTCGACTGTGAGAGCTGGCTTGCCTGCGATAGCGGCATTTCAGTGAGTACTTATGTGACTGCTCGATAGCAATCGCAGGCAAGCCAGCTCCCACCAGATTTACTGCGGTATGAAATTCAAACGAGAAGGCAGGTCGACATCCCACAGTACACCGGAGTCTTGCACCAACACTTCGCGCACCGATGCCCGTGCAAACAACGGCCTGGCCCCGCGATCACCGACTAACGCCATCAGCCCCGGACCGAACGCACGATCAAACGCCACAGGATGCCCATACTCACCAGCAGATACCGGCACGCTGATGCCCCCCTCTTCCAGCGCGTCAATCACCCGCTCAATGCTGGAAGACCTGATAAACGGCATATCCCCCAGCACTACCAACCAGCCGTCAGCCGATTCACTGGCCGTGACCGCCGCCGCAATGCTGTCGCCCATGCCGGCCGAGTTCAGCAACAGAACTTCACAACCATAGGCTGCGCCTAGTTGAATCACTTCAAGCCGGTCCGGTGAGGTCACCAGCACGCGCTTGAACACCCGTTCAGGCAGGTTCATCAGCACCTGCTCGATCACCGGCCGAACCACGCCGTCCAGGCCAACGCAATCCGCCAGCAACTTATCCTGGTCCGCCCCGGCTTCAGCGCGGAAACGGCTGCCCTGCCCCGCCGCCAACACAATCGCAGTGACGGTCACTCGGCCACCACCGGCAACGGTTTTTTCTGCATCGGTGCCACGCCGTTCTTGATCGCGACAATTTCCGCCAGCAGCGACAGCGCGATTTCCGCAGGCGTATGGCTGCCGATATGCAAGCCGATCGGCCCGTGCAAACGCGCAATGGCCTCCGCCGACAACCCCAGTGCCGCCAGGTTTTCCCGACGTTTCTGACTGTTGACCCGCGAGCCCAAAGCACCAATGTAGAACGCTGAAGAATTCAGCGCCGTGAGCAAGGCCATGTCATCCAGGCGCGGATCGTGCGTCAGGCACACGATGGCCGTGCGCTCGTCGGTCTGGATATTCAGCACCGCCTCATCCGGCATGCCCGGCACAAAGCGGCCGTGCTGGTCTTCCCAGCCGTAGA from Pseudomonas tolaasii NCPPB 2192 includes the following:
- a CDS encoding nucleotidyltransferase family protein; the encoded protein is MTVTAIVLAAGQGSRFRAEAGADQDKLLADCVGLDGVVRPVIEQVLMNLPERVFKRVLVTSPDRLEVIQLGAAYGCEVLLLNSAGMGDSIAAAVTASESADGWLVVLGDMPFIRSSSIERVIDALEEGGISVPVSAGEYGHPVAFDRAFGPGLMALVGDRGARPLFARASVREVLVQDSGVLWDVDLPSRLNFIPQ